One window of the Candidatus Saccharibacteria bacterium genome contains the following:
- a CDS encoding IMP dehydrogenase encodes MEQFTLSLTFNDVLLRPGYSGFDRADINLQTKLTRKLALRAPFVSAPMDTVTEARLAIALAETGGVGIIHRNLTVEQQAAEVKAVKDAGQLVGAAVGSSAGYESRVEALVAAGVDFILVDSAHGYAKKVIETVTFIKKNYSVEVMAGNIATADGAKALIDAGADSLRVGMGPGAICSTRVVSGMGVPQLSALLEIKPVAHKAGVPVVADGGLINSGDALKALAAGASTVMMGRMFAATEESPGEVTRFKADQVPSRFRSILDGSDEYVFKSYRGMGSIGAMKKGLEISSEDEFHGKNYTGDVLVAEGVEGLVPSSGTVKQLIDMWMGGMFSGMYYVGAKNIEELWEKAAFIQITQASLTESHPHDLFITNDGGNYQ; translated from the coding sequence ATGGAACAATTTACTCTTTCACTCACATTCAATGACGTACTACTTCGCCCAGGCTACTCGGGCTTTGACCGAGCAGACATAAACCTACAAACAAAACTGACTCGTAAACTGGCGCTTAGAGCGCCATTTGTGTCCGCGCCCATGGACACGGTTACCGAAGCTCGGCTGGCAATCGCCCTCGCGGAAACTGGCGGTGTCGGTATCATCCACCGCAACCTGACCGTTGAGCAACAGGCCGCGGAAGTAAAAGCCGTCAAAGATGCTGGGCAGCTTGTTGGCGCGGCCGTTGGCAGCAGCGCTGGCTACGAATCACGCGTCGAAGCGCTGGTCGCGGCAGGAGTAGACTTCATTCTCGTCGACTCAGCTCATGGCTACGCGAAGAAAGTAATTGAAACAGTTACATTTATCAAAAAGAATTATAGCGTTGAAGTTATGGCGGGCAATATCGCCACAGCCGACGGCGCCAAAGCGCTCATAGACGCTGGCGCGGACAGCTTGCGTGTTGGTATGGGTCCAGGGGCGATTTGTTCTACGCGAGTTGTCTCCGGCATGGGTGTGCCTCAGCTTTCAGCGCTGCTCGAAATCAAACCCGTTGCCCACAAAGCCGGCGTGCCGGTGGTCGCTGACGGCGGACTCATCAACTCTGGTGACGCACTGAAGGCACTGGCTGCCGGCGCCAGCACGGTGATGATGGGCCGCATGTTTGCCGCGACAGAGGAGTCACCCGGTGAAGTGACTCGTTTCAAAGCCGACCAAGTACCCTCGCGTTTTCGCAGCATCCTCGACGGTTCAGACGAATACGTTTTCAAGTCGTACCGTGGCATGGGCAGCATTGGCGCCATGAAAAAGGGCCTAGAAATAAGCAGTGAGGACGAATTCCACGGCAAAAACTACACCGGAGACGTGCTGGTGGCCGAAGGCGTCGAAGGGCTCGTGCCGTCATCTGGCACTGTCAAGCAACTTATAGATATGTGGATGGGCGGTATGTTTAGCGGGATGTACTACGTCGGCGCAAAAAACATAGAAGAGCTATGGGAAAAGGCCGCATTTATCCAAATTACCCAGGCCAGCCTGACCGAGAGCCACCCGCACGACCTGTTTATTACCAACGACGGAGGCAACTACCAATGA
- the guaA gene encoding glutamine-hydrolyzing GMP synthase, translating into MNAPTSQETLVILDYGSQYTQLIARKARELGVYSIILPFRASLKEIAAQNPQGIVLSGGPNSVYEKDAPALNADLFELQVPILGICYGMQLLALNLGGKVEPGTTREYGNASISLSSKSSLIDEKADNSVVWMSHGDHVAKAPEGFTVTAMSGGIICAMEDRELGLFGLQFHPEVAHSVEGKNILGRFFDLCGFHRDWSAGSLIDDAVARIRETVGDANVVCALSGGVDSSVAATLVDKAIGTQQTCIFVDTGLLRANEYEEVLAAYKSVGLNVKPIRASKDFYAKLKDVEDPETKRKVIGAEFIAIFEREARKVQGTKFLVQGTLYPDVIESVSVNGPSVTIKSHHNVGGLPEKMKLKLIEPLRKLFKDEVRELGAALGLPEKMVQRQPFPGPGLAIRIIGSVTPERIDILQKADAIVREEIENHPVRPEVWQFFAVLLPIKSVGVMGDGRTYEQVCAVRAVSSSDGMTADWAKLPHELLAKISSRIVSEVHGINRVVYDITSKPPGTIEWE; encoded by the coding sequence ATGAACGCGCCTACTTCTCAGGAAACCCTGGTTATCCTCGACTACGGTTCACAATACACCCAGCTCATCGCTCGAAAAGCGCGCGAACTTGGTGTCTACAGTATCATCTTGCCATTTCGCGCCAGCCTAAAAGAAATAGCAGCGCAGAACCCGCAGGGAATCGTCCTTTCGGGCGGGCCAAACTCTGTTTACGAAAAGGATGCTCCTGCGCTTAATGCCGATTTGTTTGAGCTGCAAGTACCAATCCTTGGCATTTGCTACGGCATGCAGCTGCTAGCGCTTAACCTCGGCGGCAAAGTTGAGCCAGGTACTACACGCGAATATGGCAATGCCTCTATATCACTCTCGAGCAAAAGCTCCCTTATAGACGAAAAGGCAGATAATTCGGTCGTTTGGATGAGTCACGGCGACCACGTGGCCAAAGCCCCAGAAGGGTTTACCGTCACCGCCATGAGCGGTGGCATTATATGCGCCATGGAAGACCGCGAGCTTGGCTTGTTTGGGCTACAGTTTCACCCCGAAGTCGCTCACAGCGTAGAAGGCAAAAATATTCTGGGACGGTTCTTCGACCTCTGTGGATTTCACCGCGATTGGTCGGCAGGCTCGCTCATAGACGATGCCGTTGCCCGCATCCGCGAAACTGTGGGGGACGCCAATGTCGTTTGTGCGCTCTCCGGCGGGGTAGACAGTTCTGTAGCTGCCACATTGGTAGACAAAGCCATCGGCACACAGCAAACCTGCATCTTCGTCGACACCGGTTTACTGCGTGCCAATGAATACGAAGAAGTACTGGCCGCCTATAAGTCGGTAGGGCTGAATGTTAAACCCATTCGCGCTAGCAAAGACTTTTACGCCAAACTAAAAGATGTTGAGGACCCCGAGACAAAGCGCAAAGTCATTGGCGCCGAGTTCATAGCCATTTTTGAACGCGAAGCTCGGAAAGTACAGGGCACAAAGTTTTTGGTGCAGGGCACACTGTACCCAGACGTGATTGAAAGCGTTTCCGTAAACGGCCCCAGTGTAACCATAAAATCCCACCACAATGTGGGCGGCCTGCCCGAAAAAATGAAGTTGAAGCTCATAGAACCACTGCGCAAACTTTTTAAAGACGAGGTTCGTGAGTTGGGTGCCGCACTCGGGTTGCCCGAAAAAATGGTGCAGCGCCAGCCATTCCCAGGACCCGGTCTTGCCATACGCATTATTGGCTCCGTCACACCAGAGCGCATAGACATACTGCAAAAAGCCGATGCCATTGTGCGCGAGGAAATAGAGAACCACCCCGTCCGCCCAGAAGTATGGCAGTTTTTCGCGGTATTGTTGCCTATAAAGAGCGTTGGGGTGATGGGCGATGGCCGCACCTACGAACAAGTCTGCGCCGTCCGCGCCGTGAGCAGCAGCGACGGTATGACAGCAGACTGGGCTAAGTTGCCGCATGAACTACTAGCCAAAATTTCCAGCCGTATCGTCAGCGAAGTACACGGCATAAACCGCGTCGTCTACGACATAACCAGCAAACCCCCCGGCACCATCGAGTGGGAATGA
- a CDS encoding site-specific DNA-methyltransferase, with amino-acid sequence MHEGVLDREHTLSTDSGGVSRGSVRQHILPTSNPKHSNTLLGEIKKTPYFQSKNFVLYNADCLSILKQLPENSVDMIFADPPYNLSNGGFTVHAGKRVNVHKGDWDVSQGLKKDFEFHMEWIRACRRVLKPEGTLWISGTYHSIYSCGFAVQVEKFHILNDITWFKPNGSPNLSGRYFTASHETLIWARKEKNAKHHFEYKLMKEGAWPEDAMKKPGLQMRSVWSLPTPKPSEKVHGKHPTQKPLDLLRRVVLASTKAGDVVLDPFTGSSTTGIAAAMYGRKFIGIDKDASYLDLSAKRYKDLSIT; translated from the coding sequence ATGCACGAGGGGGTATTAGACAGAGAACACACACTAAGTACTGATTCAGGCGGTGTTTCTCGTGGTTCAGTGCGGCAGCATATATTACCAACGTCAAATCCTAAGCATTCAAATACGCTATTGGGAGAAATCAAAAAGACACCGTACTTTCAGTCAAAAAATTTTGTCCTTTATAATGCAGATTGTCTCAGTATTTTGAAGCAACTGCCAGAGAACTCTGTGGATATGATTTTTGCCGACCCGCCTTACAACCTTTCTAACGGGGGATTTACGGTACATGCAGGTAAAAGAGTCAATGTTCATAAAGGTGATTGGGATGTAAGTCAGGGCCTTAAAAAAGATTTTGAATTCCATATGGAGTGGATTCGTGCGTGTCGAAGAGTCTTGAAGCCTGAAGGAACATTATGGATAAGTGGTACTTACCACTCAATTTACTCGTGCGGTTTTGCTGTGCAAGTCGAGAAGTTTCATATCTTAAATGATATTACCTGGTTTAAGCCAAATGGTTCGCCGAACTTAAGCGGTAGATATTTCACGGCAAGCCACGAGACGCTCATTTGGGCACGCAAGGAAAAAAATGCAAAACATCACTTTGAATATAAGCTTATGAAGGAGGGCGCGTGGCCAGAAGACGCAATGAAAAAGCCAGGACTTCAAATGCGATCGGTGTGGTCACTACCGACACCAAAACCTTCTGAGAAAGTGCATGGTAAACACCCGACACAAAAACCACTCGACCTGCTGCGTAGAGTAGTGCTAGCCAGTACGAAAGCTGGTGATGTTGTGCTCGATCCATTTACCGGCAGTAGTACAACTGGTATTGCTGCTGCTATGTATGGTAGAAAATTTATCGGTATCGATAAGGACGCATCGTACCTTGATCTTTCGGCGAAAAGGTATAAAGATCTATCTATAACGTAA
- a CDS encoding AarF/ABC1/UbiB kinase family protein — translation MLRTLQVARSVLRVVWARLTSKYDWQFQIAQQCQELGGVYVKFLQMLAVHNSTKYLVEGMGAELAFEQVPYESIHLHRELGDLTEQLMSIEETPFAAGSYGQVYRAKLHGGDDVIVKVLRPSVRKTLKTDIRILNVIGLVVSWFTGSSMVNFRTMAREFSRATWAETNYRLEAQSGERIRAYFDQRGTLTIPRSYPELTSRTVLVQEYIGGVSIVSLESKQHEGFRIDDLVRSAVGSDVWEQLRLLGTELLRATVYADYLMVDPHPGNVRLLPGNRVALIDFGLVSPAPTNREAFASLIHQFRKLYDDEFEAGSFAVAMLAFFDVELHDALDVVARERHDDYTFSLGEFIDKFVAAQSQQAKLQNYLSSKQLLQLFIDILNQDNKLGIRITEENALLQRSMTMFMSVIRAISDAHGEEVYAPIIRDCLRTVDKEVKRTGVTQSARHRQMSEERAFEVASSWLAVVAERDRNLYKHIIGGSYAT, via the coding sequence ATGCTCCGAACCCTTCAGGTAGCTCGTTCGGTTTTGCGAGTGGTGTGGGCGCGCCTGACGAGCAAATATGATTGGCAGTTTCAAATTGCCCAGCAGTGTCAAGAGCTTGGCGGCGTGTATGTGAAGTTTTTGCAGATGCTCGCGGTGCATAATAGCACGAAATATCTTGTAGAAGGCATGGGTGCGGAGCTGGCGTTTGAGCAGGTGCCATACGAGTCCATACACCTTCACCGAGAGCTGGGCGACCTTACCGAGCAACTTATGAGCATAGAAGAAACGCCATTTGCGGCTGGGTCATATGGTCAGGTCTACCGCGCAAAGCTTCATGGCGGTGACGATGTGATTGTGAAGGTACTTCGTCCATCTGTGCGCAAAACACTCAAAACCGATATTCGTATCTTAAACGTCATTGGTTTGGTGGTGAGTTGGTTTACGGGTAGCTCTATGGTAAATTTCCGCACCATGGCTCGGGAGTTTTCTAGGGCCACCTGGGCAGAAACAAACTATCGGCTCGAAGCCCAAAGCGGCGAGCGTATTCGTGCCTATTTTGACCAACGCGGCACGCTGACCATTCCGCGCTCGTACCCCGAACTCACATCTCGAACAGTGCTAGTGCAGGAATATATTGGCGGGGTATCCATAGTGTCGCTTGAGTCAAAGCAGCATGAAGGGTTTCGCATAGACGACCTTGTGCGTAGTGCGGTTGGCTCAGATGTATGGGAGCAGCTGCGCTTACTTGGAACAGAACTGCTGCGCGCCACCGTGTACGCTGACTATCTTATGGTAGACCCGCACCCGGGGAATGTACGGTTGCTACCCGGTAACAGGGTAGCGCTGATAGATTTTGGGCTTGTTTCGCCTGCCCCCACAAACCGTGAGGCGTTTGCAAGCCTGATACACCAGTTTCGTAAGCTGTACGATGATGAGTTTGAGGCCGGGAGTTTTGCGGTGGCAATGCTGGCATTTTTCGACGTAGAATTACACGACGCACTTGATGTTGTAGCCCGCGAACGTCACGATGATTATACGTTCTCTCTGGGCGAGTTTATTGACAAGTTTGTGGCGGCACAGTCGCAGCAGGCGAAACTCCAAAATTATCTTTCCAGCAAGCAGCTGTTGCAGCTATTTATAGATATTTTGAACCAAGATAACAAACTCGGCATTCGCATAACAGAGGAAAATGCTCTCCTGCAGCGTTCTATGACCATGTTTATGTCTGTCATACGGGCAATCAGTGATGCTCACGGCGAAGAAGTGTATGCGCCAATTATTCGTGACTGTTTGCGAACGGTCGACAAGGAAGTGAAACGTACTGGCGTGACGCAGTCGGCTCGACACCGACAAATGAGTGAAGAGCGTGCCTTTGAGGTTGCCTCAAGCTGGCTAGCGGTTGTCGCAGAGCGCGACCGAAATTTGTATAAACACATCATAGGAGGAAGCTACGCCACATGA
- a CDS encoding glutaredoxin family protein: MSDTPQVTVYSADWCGFCQAAKQYLDRAGVKFSEKNVDEKREYAEEAMQKSGQTGIPVLDINGTIIVGFDRARIDSALKV; encoded by the coding sequence ATGTCAGATACACCCCAAGTTACCGTATACAGCGCCGACTGGTGCGGATTCTGCCAGGCAGCCAAGCAGTACCTCGACCGCGCCGGTGTAAAGTTTAGCGAAAAAAACGTTGACGAAAAGCGTGAATACGCTGAAGAAGCCATGCAAAAATCCGGCCAAACGGGTATACCCGTTCTGGACATAAACGGTACAATCATCGTCGGCTTCGACCGCGCCCGCATTGATTCCGCCCTCAAAGTATAG
- a CDS encoding GNAT family N-acetyltransferase: MTRDTLTKAPRHSGEDKHAALALINCGRGVAGVEPLDTTDGLELFTRQNQVGKVVGALAVLELKKPDEHGVHYRIVGMYVDEGSRGQGIGGNLLSSAHTELTGSGEGAAFLKIGLPPIILDGSFVAFALSRGVVCTENNLPPSPFDAEI, encoded by the coding sequence ATGACACGCGATACTTTGACCAAAGCTCCACGACATAGTGGCGAAGATAAGCACGCTGCTCTCGCGCTCATAAATTGTGGCCGGGGAGTCGCCGGTGTTGAACCACTCGACACGACTGACGGCCTCGAGCTATTCACTAGACAAAATCAAGTGGGAAAAGTAGTTGGTGCTCTTGCTGTTTTGGAACTTAAAAAACCAGATGAACATGGCGTACACTACCGCATTGTTGGTATGTACGTTGATGAAGGCAGTCGCGGGCAAGGGATTGGGGGCAATCTCCTAAGCAGTGCTCATACTGAGCTTACGGGAAGCGGTGAGGGAGCGGCTTTTCTTAAAATCGGGCTACCTCCAATTATACTCGACGGAAGCTTCGTAGCATTTGCACTCTCAAGGGGAGTCGTATGTACCGAGAACAACCTCCCTCCTTCGCCATTTGACGCCGAAATATAG
- a CDS encoding cob(I)yrinic acid a,c-diamide adenosyltransferase, with amino-acid sequence MSFEDFQTKESVVVVYTGEGKGKTSASLGLMCRALGNRWKVAYVQFIKYWGVGEHTFIRDILPVYGDDLLFYKGGKGFYDAGDLSASDVTPEQHKQAAKDTYFTAFEAATSEKFHLVICDEINNAVHDGLLTERQLKDLILKRSPKTSLCLTGRNFPKNLLQYVDIATDMTKVKHHFDDKFLANKGIDY; translated from the coding sequence ATGTCTTTTGAGGATTTTCAGACCAAAGAGTCTGTGGTAGTGGTGTATACCGGCGAAGGAAAGGGGAAGACCTCGGCTTCGCTAGGGCTGATGTGCCGCGCCCTGGGCAACCGCTGGAAGGTGGCCTATGTGCAGTTCATAAAATACTGGGGGGTCGGCGAGCACACATTCATACGAGATATTCTACCCGTATACGGTGACGACCTTTTGTTTTACAAAGGCGGCAAAGGTTTTTACGACGCCGGAGATTTAAGCGCCAGTGATGTCACGCCCGAACAGCACAAGCAGGCCGCAAAAGACACTTATTTCACCGCATTTGAGGCTGCCACCTCTGAGAAGTTTCACCTCGTTATCTGCGACGAAATAAACAATGCCGTCCACGACGGCCTCCTCACCGAGCGTCAGCTAAAAGACCTCATCCTAAAACGCTCGCCCAAAACCAGCCTCTGCCTCACCGGCAGAAACTTCCCCAAAAACCTGTTACAGTATGTAGACATAGCAACGGATATGACGAAGGTAAAACATCACTTCGATGACAAATTCCTCGCCAATAAAGGTATAGACTACTAA
- a CDS encoding thermonuclease family protein gives MTKKRWGLMVFAVVLVLFAFVAQKQGWLKPLNSKVFMRAQPGSYTVKQFLDGDTVLVDMNGTEEKIRFIGIDTPETHKENTPVQCYGPAAAAYTKNRIGSQRIRLVSDSLTTNRDRYDRLLRYVYLEDGVNLNLELVQKGYAFAYAFPFAKSQEFNAAMEKAQAEKSGLWGNCAPYQLSSGQWQSSNQ, from the coding sequence ATGACCAAGAAACGTTGGGGGTTGATGGTGTTTGCGGTGGTGCTGGTACTGTTTGCGTTTGTAGCACAGAAACAGGGGTGGCTGAAGCCGCTCAATAGCAAGGTGTTTATGCGCGCTCAACCAGGGTCATATACCGTAAAACAATTTCTGGACGGCGATACCGTACTAGTGGACATGAATGGAACAGAGGAAAAAATTCGCTTTATTGGCATAGACACACCGGAAACCCACAAGGAAAACACCCCGGTGCAATGCTACGGACCAGCCGCGGCAGCTTACACAAAAAACCGCATTGGTAGCCAGCGCATCCGACTCGTTTCCGACAGCCTGACTACAAACCGGGATCGCTACGACCGGTTGCTACGCTACGTGTATCTGGAGGACGGCGTGAACCTAAACCTGGAGCTCGTCCAAAAAGGCTACGCATTCGCTTACGCTTTTCCATTTGCCAAAAGCCAAGAGTTTAACGCTGCCATGGAAAAAGCCCAAGCTGAAAAGAGTGGCTTGTGGGGCAACTGCGCGCCCTACCAACTCTCATCCGGCCAGTGGCAGAGTAGTAATCAGTAG